One segment of Nocardia farcinica DNA contains the following:
- the mrf gene encoding ribosome hibernation factor-recruiting GTPase MRF: MLPDPAPLPPRPDRRTPVLLVAGLPGRASAAVDRAAAALAHAEGTVVVRHHLEDLREGVVRRTLRTVLATTETVLELAHGCVSCTLRADLLPLLCTLAARESVHRIVLELDPAFEAEAVCQAIEDVVVTGVVGRVDGPAARDVRVEAVLTCVDAASWLADATGEDTLAERGLATADDDRTVAQVAVGQVDFADALVALGPAPDPIEHDRLTAVLARLVPEAPVTWVDSPDAITAAEIEALLTRIPAHSRRGRVFDAHAPLLRGQPSLLTEHGVTLVEFAASRPFHPARLHDALDVLLEGVVTARGRLWLATQPDEVVWLESAGGGLRVGGAGPWLAAMSAEDYERADPTRRALAALGWDERFGDRHISLVILAHEADPAEIRRALHWALVEDDELRLVDRAPERVARWEDPFGEWHEEPCADPGEPIEDIAWPKGRTGEGQ, from the coding sequence GTGCTGCCTGATCCCGCTCCACTCCCGCCCCGGCCCGACCGGCGGACGCCGGTCCTGCTCGTGGCCGGCCTGCCCGGCCGCGCGAGCGCCGCGGTCGACCGGGCGGCCGCGGCGCTGGCACATGCCGAGGGCACCGTCGTCGTCCGGCATCACCTCGAAGACCTGCGCGAGGGCGTCGTGCGCCGCACCCTGCGCACCGTCCTCGCCACCACCGAGACGGTGCTCGAGTTGGCGCACGGCTGTGTGTCCTGCACCCTGCGCGCCGACCTGCTCCCGCTGCTGTGCACGCTGGCCGCCCGCGAGTCGGTGCACCGGATCGTGCTCGAACTGGATCCGGCCTTCGAGGCCGAGGCGGTCTGCCAGGCCATCGAGGATGTCGTCGTCACCGGGGTGGTCGGCCGGGTGGACGGGCCTGCGGCCCGCGACGTCCGCGTCGAGGCGGTGCTCACCTGCGTCGACGCCGCGTCCTGGCTCGCCGACGCGACCGGTGAGGACACCCTCGCCGAGCGCGGCCTGGCCACCGCCGACGACGACCGGACCGTCGCCCAGGTCGCGGTCGGACAGGTCGACTTCGCCGACGCCCTCGTCGCGCTCGGCCCGGCACCCGATCCGATCGAGCACGACCGGCTCACCGCCGTGCTCGCCCGGCTGGTTCCCGAGGCGCCGGTGACGTGGGTCGACTCGCCCGACGCGATCACCGCCGCCGAGATCGAGGCGCTGCTCACGCGGATCCCCGCGCACTCGCGGCGCGGCCGGGTCTTCGACGCGCACGCACCGCTGCTGCGCGGGCAGCCCTCGCTGCTCACCGAGCACGGCGTGACGCTGGTGGAGTTCGCCGCGAGCAGGCCGTTCCACCCGGCCCGGCTGCACGACGCCCTCGACGTGCTGCTCGAGGGCGTGGTGACCGCCCGCGGCAGGTTGTGGCTGGCCACCCAACCCGACGAGGTGGTGTGGCTGGAGTCGGCCGGTGGCGGCCTGCGGGTCGGCGGTGCCGGTCCCTGGCTGGCTGCGATGAGCGCCGAGGACTATGAGCGGGCCGACCCGACCCGCCGCGCGCTGGCCGCGCTCGGCTGGGACGAGCGGTTCGGCGACCGGCACATCTCGCTGGTGATCCTGGCCCACGAGGCCGACCCCGCCGAGATCCGCCGCGCACTGCACTGGGCCCTGGTCGAGGACGACGAACTGCGCCTGGTGGACCGGGCACCCGAGCGGGTCGCCCGCTGGGAGGACCCGTTCGGCGAGTGGCACGAGGAACCGTGCGCCGACCCGGGGGAACCGATCGAGGACATCGCGTGGCCGAAAGGCCGGACAGGAGAAGGACAATGA
- a CDS encoding type B 50S ribosomal protein L31, with translation MKAGIHPDYHPVVFEDSSTGKRFLTRSTATSERTVEWTDGNTYPLLVVDVTADSHPFWTGAQRLLDTQGRVEKFNRKYGRRVRGGQEG, from the coding sequence ATGAAGGCGGGTATCCACCCCGACTACCACCCCGTGGTGTTCGAGGACTCGAGCACCGGCAAGCGCTTCCTCACCAGATCGACCGCGACGAGCGAGCGCACTGTGGAGTGGACCGACGGCAACACCTACCCCCTGCTGGTGGTGGACGTGACCGCGGACTCGCATCCGTTCTGGACCGGCGCCCAGCGCCTGCTGGACACCCAGGGTCGGGTGGAGAAGTTCAACCGCAAGTACGGGCGCCGGGTGCGCGGCGGACAGGAGGGCTGA
- the rpmF gene encoding 50S ribosomal protein L32: MAVPKRRMSRSNTRSRRSQWKAKAPDLVEVTVAGVPRKVPRRLVAAIRRGLIDPERL, translated from the coding sequence ATGGCGGTTCCGAAGCGGCGGATGTCGAGGTCGAACACGCGCAGCAGGCGCAGCCAGTGGAAGGCGAAGGCGCCGGACCTGGTCGAGGTGACCGTCGCGGGCGTGCCGCGCAAGGTGCCGCGGCGGCTGGTCGCGGCGATCCGGCGGGGTCTGATCGATCCCGAGCGGCTCTGA